GTTTCTCGAAGAAATCACCCATCCAGAAATCATGGTTGCCACTGACATAATCGACTGTGATCCCCTGTTCCACCAAGCGACTTAGCCAACACAGGACGTCATGGTACTCTTTGGGGATGGCATGATGATACTCGAACCAGAAGTCGAATAGATCTCCCAGTATTACCAACCGCCCTCCATCGGCTCTGATCAGTTCGAACAGAGAAGCGATCTTATCTCGCTTGAGTTGCTCTTGCTCGGGACTGCCACAACCCAAGTGGGCATCTGAGAAAATATACAGTACCATAGGGTGCAATATACACCAAAACCAAGCGCTGGTCAGGAAGTTTATCAATCAGATTTCTGGCGTTGATTTACACGGTTAACTTGACAAACGGCCTACTTCGTGAGGTTTTTTTTAGCTTTCCCGCATCTTCCCCAATCAATCATATTGGACTAGTCAAACTTGTCCGTCTGCCATAAGCAGACAATACGGAGACCAAATAGATGGCTGAGGAGAAAAAAAAGAAAGAGGTGTTTCTCACCACTCCTTCACTAGTCGGCAAAAAAATGTACTTGAGGACAGCAACCGCTGAAGACGTAGTAAACTTTCAGAAGTGGCGACTGCTTGGTGAACCGCAGTCAATGAGCTGTCGAATGGCCAGCCTGATTACTCCCGCTCAGGCCGCAGAGAGATACGCAAAGAAAGAAGCCCCCTTCGATAACCTGGAACTTGCGGTAGTCCTCAAAAAGGATCACATTCTTGTTGGCAAAGCAGTATCTTTCGATTACAATCACCTCAACCGTTCTGCCGAACTGGGACTGATAATCGATCCCGATGAACATGAGAAGGGGTACGGCAAGGAGGCGTTGCATTTACTCTACAAGTATCTCTTCAAACAACGCGGTCTGTACAAGGTCTATGCCCAGACGGCGGAGTTTAACAAACCGGCTATGAAGTTACTTGAGAGTCTGAGATTTAAGAAAGACGCCACACTGCGTAATCACTATTTCTACGACGGTAGCTTTCACGCCGGACTGATCTATTCCCTGCTTCTCTCCGAGTTCGAATAAGGATCACTAAGCCGGGGCATTACGAGTCTTCTGGGGGCGACGGGGGTGGCGAAGACGGCTCAACCGAAGTAGCAGATTCTTCCGGGACTGATTCAGCATTATTTAAAGCGGGTGGCTGCGGTAACGGCTCAACCGAAGCAGCAGGTTCTTCCGGGCTTAATTCAGCGCTTACCGACACAACTGTACCAGACGAGGTTGAACCTGGTGAAACCGGCTCCGATGGTGGTGCCACATCCCCGCCCCTAATATGGCTCACGGCGGAATTGAG
This Candidatus Zixiibacteriota bacterium DNA region includes the following protein-coding sequences:
- a CDS encoding GNAT family N-acetyltransferase; amino-acid sequence: MAEEKKKKEVFLTTPSLVGKKMYLRTATAEDVVNFQKWRLLGEPQSMSCRMASLITPAQAAERYAKKEAPFDNLELAVVLKKDHILVGKAVSFDYNHLNRSAELGLIIDPDEHEKGYGKEALHLLYKYLFKQRGLYKVYAQTAEFNKPAMKLLESLRFKKDATLRNHYFYDGSFHAGLIYSLLLSEFE